GTGCGCCATATCTCCGATGCCCGCAACGTGCCGATGTACGTGACCGCCATCCCGTGCCGGCCGGCCGGAGTGTTTCACGGTCCGATGGTGGTCAGCATGCGGCCACTGCCCCGCGAGGGCGTGTCCCGAGCCGTCCTCGTGACCGGCCGGTACACTCGCGCGCACGGGGCGCCGGTGCACATCGGGGATCCCGCGGTGATCGGGATCCGCGACCTCGCCCGGCCGGAGTTCGGGGACCCGCCCAGGATCGAGCCGGGTGAGGTGCCCGTGTACTGGGCGTGCGGGGTGACGCCCCAGGCGGTCGCGCAGGCGGCCGGTGTGGAGCTGATGATCACCCACGCCCCTGGGCACATGTTCATCACGGATCTCCTGGACGAGGATCTCGCGGCCGGCTGAGCCATCGACAGACTCGATTTTGCGCGTGCCAGGACCCCGCGTACTTCTGTGGAGGGATGACCCGCGTGCAGCAGTATCGCATCGGCGTCGACGTCGGCGGCACGTTTACCGATCTCATCGCGGCCGAAGAGGGCGAGGGCACGCTCGTACCGGTCAAGGTTCCGAGCACCCCGCGTTCTCCGGCGGACGGCGTCCTCTCCGCACTCCACCGGTTTCTCGAAGGCCGCTCGGGCCGCCCCACGTACATCGTCCACGCCTCGACGATCGGCGCCAATCTCTTCCTGGGGCAGATCGGCCTCGACCTTCCCCGGGCGGCCCTCCTCACGACAGAAGGGTTCCGGGACGTCCTCGAGATCGGCCGGCAGCGGCGCGCCGAACTCTACAATCTCTTCTACGAACGTCCTCGGCCGCTCGTCGACCGGCGAAACCGCGTCGGCATCCCCGAGCGGATCGATGCCGGTGGGGGGGTCATCCGGCCGCTAGACGAGGGTGCCGTCCGGGCAGCCGCCGGGCGATTCGCCGCGGAACGGGTGGAGGCCGTCGCGATCGCCTTTCTCCACGCCTACGCCAATCCCGACCACGAGCGGCGGGCGAAGGCGATCGTACAGACCGCCCTGCCGGAAGCCGTGATCGTCGCCTCTCACGAGGTCGATCCCGAGTACCGTGAGTACGAGCGCACGAGCACCACCGTGATCAGCGCGCTCTTGTCGCCGGTCGTGTCGCGGTATCTGCGGGGTCTGTCGTCACGGCTGCGAGAGGAGGGCCGGGTCCTACCGCTGTACGCGATGCAGTCCAGCGGCGGGATCACCACGATCGAAGGCGCCGCCGCCAGCCCCGCGACCCTCATCGAGTCGGGTCCCGCCGCCGGAGTTGTGGGCGCGGCCGCCCTCGGCCGCCGGCTCGGTTATGCTCGGATGCTCAGCTTTGATATGGGCGGCACGACCGCAAAGGCGGGGGCCGTGATCGACGGCCGCCCGGAGGTCGTTGCCGAATATGAAGTGGGCGGCACCGTGCACGCCGGGAGGATCGTCCGGGGCAGCGGCTACCCGGTCCGAGCGCCGTTCATCGATCTGGCGGAGGTGAGCGCGGGTGGCGGTACGGTCGCATGGGTCGATGGCTCGGCACTCCGGTGCGGTCCGCTGAGCGCCGGGGCAGACCCCGGTCCCGCCTGTTACGGACGCGGGGGCGACCGGCCGACGGTGACGGACGCGCATCTGCTGCTCGGCTGGCTGTCACCCAAGGGCCTGCTCGGAGGACAGATGCCGCTGTCGGCTGCGGCCGCGGCGCGGGCGATGTCTTCGATCGCCGGACCCCTGGGGCTCGATCAAACCGCCACCGCCGCCGGCATGCTCCGCGTCGTCAACGCCCAGATGGTCCGGGCGCTCCGCATCGTCTCCCTCGAGCGTGGGTACGATCCTCGGGAGATGGCGATGATCGCCTTTGGCGGCGCCGGCCCGATGCACGCGGCCGCCTTAGCCGACGAGCTGGGGATCCGCGAGGTCGTGGTTCCCCCGAACCCCGGCGTGTTCTCGGCGGTGGGACTGCTCGCGGCGGATCTTCGGTGCGACCGGGTGGAGAGCGTGATGCGGCCGATCGAGCACCTCGACGCCGTGTGGCTGGAGGGGCGGTTCAAGCGGCTGGAAGCCGAGGCGCAGGAGGGCGTGCGAGACGGCGACGGCCGCCGCGCGGTCGTCGTGCGGCGCGCCCTGGATCTCCGGTACGTGGGGCAGTCCTACGAGCTGACGGTGCCTGGCGAGGTCCCGCTGCCGGCCGCCGCGGAGGCGTTTCGGGCCCGGCACGCCGAGATCTACGGGTATGCTCCCGACCGCGAGCCGGTCGAGGTGGTCAACGTGCGCGTCACCGC
Above is a window of bacterium DNA encoding:
- a CDS encoding hydantoinase/oxoprolinase family protein → MQQYRIGVDVGGTFTDLIAAEEGEGTLVPVKVPSTPRSPADGVLSALHRFLEGRSGRPTYIVHASTIGANLFLGQIGLDLPRAALLTTEGFRDVLEIGRQRRAELYNLFYERPRPLVDRRNRVGIPERIDAGGGVIRPLDEGAVRAAAGRFAAERVEAVAIAFLHAYANPDHERRAKAIVQTALPEAVIVASHEVDPEYREYERTSTTVISALLSPVVSRYLRGLSSRLREEGRVLPLYAMQSSGGITTIEGAAASPATLIESGPAAGVVGAAALGRRLGYARMLSFDMGGTTAKAGAVIDGRPEVVAEYEVGGTVHAGRIVRGSGYPVRAPFIDLAEVSAGGGTVAWVDGSALRCGPLSAGADPGPACYGRGGDRPTVTDAHLLLGWLSPKGLLGGQMPLSAAAAARAMSSIAGPLGLDQTATAAGMLRVVNAQMVRALRIVSLERGYDPREMAMIAFGGAGPMHAAALADELGIREVVVPPNPGVFSAVGLLAADLRCDRVESVMRPIEHLDAVWLEGRFKRLEAEAQEGVRDGDGRRAVVVRRALDLRYVGQSYELTVPGEVPLPAAAEAFRARHAEIYGYAPDREPVEVVNVRVTAMGIMPPLSLWQAPVGNRDADGGEVRRACFDGQWMEAPVAARSSLVSGRVVSGPAIVEENEATTVVPPGWTVELGEAWTLRLRRGAS